One region of Rana temporaria chromosome 11, aRanTem1.1, whole genome shotgun sequence genomic DNA includes:
- the DBNDD1 gene encoding dysbindin domain-containing protein 1: MELPFPSPQPGLLSSLSSSSSSSTDRRTRLMTPRDSSPHPSPSQPLLSAQCKTHLSHSRQLSGCVPPVLQNTQPAGCCKEEAVSDAALCPISACAAQGGCSPWLSVWMETQQGPDASACAERSREAARSAVSPPGAPAEVTVQEPQHSPVVEESGILAPNSGLLQVTERRQPLSSVSSLEVHFDLLDLTELTDMSDQELAEVFADSDDENPHNEPLPPGLHLPPLPRAGYLRSPSWTRSRAEREKKHLSDSELQGGLLDTYLAVERSKEN; the protein is encoded by the exons ATGGAGCTGCCATTCCCATCTCCCCAGCCTGGGCTCCTCTCcagcctctcctcctcctcctcctcctccacagacagGCGCACACGtctcatgacacccagagactcctctccccatccctccccTTCCCAGCCTCTGCTGTCTGCTCAATGCAAGACTCACTTATCACACAGCAGGCAGCTCTCAGGCTGTGTGCCTCCTGTGCTGCAGAACACTCAGCCTGCTGGATGCTGCAAGGAGGAGGCTGTGTCTGATGCTGCCCTCTGCCCCATCTCTGCCTGCGCAGCTCAAGGAGGGTGCAGCCCCTGGCTCAGTGTCTGGATGGAGACCCAGCAAGGGCCTGATGCTTCAG CCTGTGCAGAGCGGAGCAGGGAAGCGGCGCGCTCGGCTGTTTCTCCCCCTGGCGCCCCTGCAGAGGTGACTGTACAGGAACCACAACATTCGCCGGTTGTAGAAGAATCGGGAATCCTGGCACCAAATTCCGGCCTCCTGCAGGTCACAGAAAGAAGAC AGCCTCTGAGCAGCGTCTCCTCTCTTGAAGTGCACTTTGATCTCCTGGACCTGACAGAACTCACAGATATGTCAGATCAGGAACTGGCCGAAGTGTTCGCCGACTCCGATGACGAAAACCCGCACAACGAGCCGCTGCCACCAG GTCTACATTTACCTCCCCTGCCCCGTGCCGGGTATCTACGCTCTCCATCCTGGACCCGATCGCGAGCAGAGAGGGAGAAGAAGCATCTCAGCGACTCGGAACTGCAAGGAGGCCTGCTGGACACGTACCTTGCTGTAGAGAGATCCaaagagaattaa